The Sphaerospermopsis torques-reginae ITEP-024 genome has a window encoding:
- a CDS encoding type II toxin-antitoxin system RelE/ParE family toxin has product METEQIKPLEWVGSSLEDLKEFPEEVKGEIGYALYLAQIGDKHPHTKPLKGFKGASVLEVVEDFDGDTYRAIYTVKLPKAVYVLHVFQKKSKHGIATPKQDMDLIEARLERAKQHYKQFYQ; this is encoded by the coding sequence TTGGAAACAGAACAGATAAAACCCCTGGAATGGGTAGGAAGTTCCCTAGAAGACCTAAAAGAGTTTCCTGAAGAGGTAAAAGGGGAAATAGGATACGCTCTGTATTTAGCTCAAATTGGTGATAAACATCCTCATACCAAACCTTTGAAGGGATTTAAAGGAGCGAGTGTATTAGAGGTTGTAGAGGATTTTGATGGAGACACCTATCGAGCTATTTATACTGTCAAACTACCAAAAGCAGTTTATGTGCTTCATGTCTTCCAAAAAAAATCAAAACATGGTATTGCTACACCTAAGCAAGATATGGACTTAATTGAAGCAAGACTTGAAAGAGCAAAACAGCATTATAAACAATTTTATCAGTAA
- a CDS encoding helix-turn-helix domain-containing protein: protein MTEKIEITSSSGNVFADLGLPNPEEMLVKAELARKISNAITARHITQAEAAELLGIDQPKVSALMRGRLTGFSLERMFKFLNTLGIDVEITVKPKSRDHARITVV, encoded by the coding sequence ATGACAGAAAAGATTGAAATAACAAGCAGTAGCGGTAACGTATTTGCTGATTTAGGTTTACCCAACCCAGAAGAAATGCTAGTCAAAGCTGAACTAGCACGAAAAATCAGCAACGCTATCACTGCACGTCATATCACCCAAGCAGAAGCGGCTGAATTATTAGGAATTGATCAGCCAAAAGTTTCTGCTTTAATGAGAGGAAGACTTACAGGTTTTTCGCTAGAAAGAATGTTTAAATTTCTGAATACTTTGGGAATTGATGTAGAAATTACAGTCAAACCTAAATCGAGAGATCATGCACGGATAACAGTAGTTTAA